In Bombina bombina isolate aBomBom1 chromosome 6, aBomBom1.pri, whole genome shotgun sequence, a single genomic region encodes these proteins:
- the ATP6V1F gene encoding V-type proton ATPase subunit F: MAGGLVRGKLIAVIGDEDTCTGFLLGGVGELNKNRKPNFLVVEKETSVTEIEETFRSFIARDDIGIILINQFIAEMIRHAIDAHNLSIPAVLEIPSKEHPYDANKDSILRRAKGMFTAEDLR, encoded by the exons ATGGCAGGCGGTCTGGTTAGGGGGAAGCTGATCGCTGTGATCGGGGATGAGGACACCTGTACGGGCTTCCTCCTTGGCGGCGTTGGGGAGCTCAATAAGAACCGCAAACCCAACTTTCTGGTGGTTGAGAAGGAAACGAGCGTGACCGAGATAGAGGAGACGTTCCG gagTTTTATAGCCCGTGATGACATTGGTATCATCCTAATTAACCAGTTCATAGCTGAGATGATCCGACACGCTATTGATGCTCACAACCTCTCTATTCCTGCGGTTCTGGAGATCCCCTCTAAGGAGCATCCATATGATGCAAACAAGGACTCCATATTGCGCCGAGCCAAGGGCATGTTTACTGCGGAGGATCTGCGGTAA